Part of the Permianibacter fluminis genome, TTTCACCAAATGCCGATCAAGACTAGCCGGACCAGTGCCGGCGCCGACTCAGCCGGTCTCGGCCGCCAGCACCCGGTTGCGGCCTTCGGCCTTGGCCTGGTACAGCGCGGTATCGGCCTGACGCAGGCAGCGGTCGAGATCGGCGCCGGGCGGACAGTCATCGACCCCGAACGACAGCGTGACGCTGAGGCCCTTGCCATCGCGCAGCAGCGGCGACTTGGCGACCGCCTCGCGCATCCGCTCGGCGGCCCGGACGCCATCCTGCTTGCTCATCTGCGGCAGGATCAGCAGAAACTCCTCGCCGCCCCAGCGGCCGACCGTGTCCTGCTCGCGCAGACAGGCTTTGAGCAGCTCGCTGACGTGGCAGAGCACAGCATCGCCGGCCTCGTGGCCGTGCTGGTCATTGATGGCTTTGAAGTGATCGATATCAGCCATGATGACGACAAACGGCCGGTCCTGATGCTGGCTGCGTAAGTGCTCACCCTCAAGCCGCTCCCACAGTTTTCGGCGGTTCGGTAGCCCGGTCAGCTGGTCGGTGTGAGCCAGCTCGGCCATGCTCTGCACGGTCTGCAGCGAGGCCTCGCGGAAGTAGAAACTGACCAGCGCCAGGGTCAGAAAGCTGATCAGGATGTTGCCGAACTGCAGCCAGGCCAGCGTGGCGTCCGGCAGCGCCATCAGCCCGCCGGCATGGGTCCAGTGGAACAAACCGGCGTACAGCAAGACGATGGCGATCGCCTGCAGCGCCACCAGCGCGTTGCGCAGCCGGTAGTTGAACATCGTAAAGGTGACCAGGGTCACCAGGTAGTGCGGAAAACCGCTGGCCCAGCCGAGCAGCGCGGTCGCCAGCAGCGCGTGCAGGATCACTTCGATGGTGATCAGCTGAATCGCCCAGGGGTGCTCGCCGCGGACATTGAGCCATTTGGCCAACGCCCAGACTGCGACGCTGGCTACGTTGAACCAGGCCAGCACCGGCACGCCCAGCCAGAGAAACAGCGGAATGAAACCGATATGGGCGACCAGCCCGAGCGAGCTGCCGTGGGCGACCACCAGGAACAGCCGATAGTTGGCCGATTCAATCCGGCTGCCGCGCTGACTGCGACGGTCGCGTCCCACGATCATGTTCGAGCCATGCCCCCAAACCGCCGGTTCTCGGCGCCCGGTCAAGCATAGCGGCAAATCATGACATCGTTTTTTTCGGCCCGGCTCGCTCAGCGCAAACCCAGCGCGCGTCGGCTGATCCAGCTCTTGGCGTAGCCATGCCGGTCGAGCAGCGACATGCCAACGTTGCGCGCCAGCACCACCGGCAACTCGCTGCGGGCAAACAGATTCTTGAAGCCACCGACCAGCGCCAGCATCGCGCTGTTGTCAGCGCGGCGGGCGCGCTCGAACGGCCGCAGCACGGACAGCAAACCCGGATCCAGCTGCCGGCGCTTGGCCGTTTCCAGCACCGTCGCCAAGGCCGCGACATCGGCCAGACTCAAGTTGAGTCCCTGCCCGGCCAACGGGTGCATGGTGTGGGCGGCATCACCGAGCAGCAACAGGCGCTCACCGAGATAGCGATCCGCGTGGCGCATTTTCAGCGGAAAACTGAGTCGCGCCGATTGCACCGTCAACGCGCCCAGGCGCGCTTCGAAAGCGCGGGTCAGCGCGGCGGAAAAATCTTCATCATTGAGTGCCAACATGGCCTCGGTTTGTGCCGGTGGCTGCGACCAGACAATCGAACACTGCTGCGGCTCGGCGAGCGGCAGCAAAGCCAGTGGACCGTGTTCGGTAAAACGCTGCCAGGCCGTTTGCTGATGCGGCCGCTCGCAGTGGATTTGCGCCACCAGCGCGTGGTGATCGTAATCGTGTTCGGTCAGTGCGATGCCGGCCGCTTCACGCAACCCGGATTGGGCACCGTCCGCCGCAATCAATAATTTGGCTCGCAGCGTCTGGCCGTCGTCCAGACTGACCACCGTCGCATCGGCCTCAGCCTGAGCCGCGCTGACCTTGCAAGCGCGCCGCAGCGTCACCGCCGGCTGCTGCTGCAGCACGCTGAGCAGTGCCGCCTCGATGGCCGAGAGTTCAACGATGTGGCCCAGATCCGGCTCGCCAATGTCCGCCGCCGCAAAACGAATGCTGCCGCTACCCTGACCGTCCCAGACCTGCATCGCGGTGTAGGGACTGACGCGGCGCAGCGCAATGCCGTCCCAAGCTCCGAGCTGCTGCAACAAGCGCTGACTGGCCCGCGTCAGGGCGACGACGCGCTGATCGTAACGCTCACGCTGCCACGGTGTCGGTGCCGCCCGGGCGTCGATCACGGTCACGCTGAATCCGGCACGCGCCGCGACCGCGGCGGTGGTCAGGCCGACCACACCGGCGCCGGCAATCAGCACTTCGCTCTGCACGGTCATTGCTCCACTGTTCGCTGCGTGGCTATTGCCTGCGCGGTTTTTGCCTGCATGGTTGTT contains:
- a CDS encoding GGDEF domain-containing protein encodes the protein MIVGRDRRSQRGSRIESANYRLFLVVAHGSSLGLVAHIGFIPLFLWLGVPVLAWFNVASVAVWALAKWLNVRGEHPWAIQLITIEVILHALLATALLGWASGFPHYLVTLVTFTMFNYRLRNALVALQAIAIVLLYAGLFHWTHAGGLMALPDATLAWLQFGNILISFLTLALVSFYFREASLQTVQSMAELAHTDQLTGLPNRRKLWERLEGEHLRSQHQDRPFVVIMADIDHFKAINDQHGHEAGDAVLCHVSELLKACLREQDTVGRWGGEEFLLILPQMSKQDGVRAAERMREAVAKSPLLRDGKGLSVTLSFGVDDCPPGADLDRCLRQADTALYQAKAEGRNRVLAAETG
- a CDS encoding UbiH/UbiF/VisC/COQ6 family ubiquinone biosynthesis hydroxylase, which gives rise to MTVQSEVLIAGAGVVGLTTAAVAARAGFSVTVIDARAAPTPWQRERYDQRVVALTRASQRLLQQLGAWDGIALRRVSPYTAMQVWDGQGSGSIRFAAADIGEPDLGHIVELSAIEAALLSVLQQQPAVTLRRACKVSAAQAEADATVVSLDDGQTLRAKLLIAADGAQSGLREAAGIALTEHDYDHHALVAQIHCERPHQQTAWQRFTEHGPLALLPLAEPQQCSIVWSQPPAQTEAMLALNDEDFSAALTRAFEARLGALTVQSARLSFPLKMRHADRYLGERLLLLGDAAHTMHPLAGQGLNLSLADVAALATVLETAKRRQLDPGLLSVLRPFERARRADNSAMLALVGGFKNLFARSELPVVLARNVGMSLLDRHGYAKSWISRRALGLR